A single genomic interval of Armigeres subalbatus isolate Guangzhou_Male chromosome 1, GZ_Asu_2, whole genome shotgun sequence harbors:
- the LOC134208144 gene encoding zinc finger protein 91-like — MCASQRKECTFCKKPLKSRSSRHYHEHCQNPELKPFKCDHCDRTFSTKSHKTFHEENHSGQRLQCTQCDKTYQHQRDLDLHKREHSSSAISLQAKCNRCAQQFESKQALAQHKRMQHTATKRFKCDQCDMTFGLKGNLTKHAKIIHSKEKLFKCDQCGKTFYRNNALKFHMLNHRSKNFQCKTCHKEFVDARNLERHLKTHATEKEFKCDICGISSSRKDNILRHAKSFHPDCDINKVVLKSEIPEQLDAIKKDAKQSSKSAPKVIESRFTTEPSISNRISVIQVVGKPKPLSIPKPTMSITAPSGSKSIETLPKPPPPKVDPLEIYRKILKPSNDDDEDVVINKPPPSNEPAKTNSSSTQASAVSVNNNTSTAISGGNNSSINNFTEVHWRKRTSQIYATNSNR; from the coding sequence ATGTGTGCGTCACAGAGAAAAGAATGCACTTTTTGCAAAAAGCCCCTAAAGAGCCGCTCAAGTCGACACTATCACGAGCATTGCCAGAACCCAGAGCTAAAACCATTCAAGTGTGACCACTGCGATCGTACCTTCAGTACCAAATCGCACAAAACATTCCACGAGGAGAACCATTCGGGGCAGCGTCTGCAGTGCACCCAATGCGACAAGACCTACCAACACCAACGTGATCTTGATCTTCATAAGCGTGAACACAGTTCGTCAGCAATATCGCTGCAAGCCAAGTGCAACAGGTGCGCCCAACAATTCGAATCAAAGCAAGCCCTCGCCCAACACAAGCGAATGCAGCATACCGCGACGAAACGATTCAAGTGTGATCAGTGCGATATGACCTTCGGCCTCAAAGGCAACCTCACAAAGCATGCCAAGATTATACACTCGAAAGAGAAACTATTCAAATGTGACCAATGCGGAAAAACGTTCTACCGCAACAATGCTTTGAAATTTCACATGCTCAACCATCGATCAAAAAATTTCCAATGCAAAACATGTCACAAGGAATTCGTTGATGCCAGAAACCTCGAAAGACATCTAAAAACACACGCTACTGAAAAGGAATTTAAATGTGATATCTGCGGAATTTCCAGCTCACGGAAGGACAACATTCTGCGGCATGCGAAAAGCTTCCATCCGGATTGCGATATCAACAAGGTGGTACTGAAAAGTGAAATACCCGAACAACTAGATGCAATCAAAAAAGATGCCAAACAAAGCAGTAAATCTGCACCGAAGGTAATCGAGTCCAGATTTACTACGGAACCGTCCATCTCGAATCGGATCAGCGTAATTCAAGTGGTAGGAAAACCGAAACCACTCTCGATACCCAAGCCAACAATGTCGATCACAGCCCCTTCTGGCTCCAAAAGCATTGAAACCTTGCCCAAACCACCTCCACCGAAGGTAGACCCACTGGAAATCTACCGTAAAATCCTGAAACCGAGCAATGATGATGACGAAGACGTCGTTATCAACAAACCACCCCCATCGAATGAACCGGCGAAAACAAACAGTTCGTCGACGCAGGCGTCGGCAGTATCCGTCAACAATAACACATCCACGGCCATCAGTGGCGGTAATAATTCTTCTATAAATAATTTCACTGAAGTTCATTGGCGAAAGCGCACCTCACAGATCTACGCTACCAATTCGAATCGGTGA
- the LOC134208145 gene encoding uncharacterized protein LOC134208145, whose translation MENVGGAGQVEHEIGECIAAQDWKKVIDQGQALPFETRVKYLWLWPLQSDLERIEESLHRFGITRILSIGCGTGLLEWLITVATGIAVAGVEKDEKWWRSKYATRTYIPMVFAEALRTSATATESQGHQTTWQAMMFCYFNDGDAFREYVKNFDGHYVIIAGPEEGSGVITNPLPFGARFPADQEWEMVHSIPVGSENLNHFVIYQRR comes from the coding sequence ATGGAAAACGTTGGAGGCGCCGGACAAGTGGAGCATGAAATCGGTGAGTGTATCGCCGCGCAGGACTGGAAGAAAGTGATCGACCAAGGTCAGGCGTTGCCGTTCGAAACCCGGGTGAAATACCTCTGGTTATGGCCACTACAGAGCGACCTCGAGCGGATAGAAGAGAGCTTGCATCGATTTGGGATTACGCGAATATTAAGTATCGGTTGCGGGACCGGACTGTTGGAGTGGTTGATCACGGTTGCGACGGGTATTGCAGTGGCAGGCGTTGAAAAGGACGAAAAGTGGTGGCGATCGAAGTATGCGACCAGAACGTACATCCCCATGGTTTTCGCTGAAGCGCTTCGAACGAGCGCCACCGCCACCGAGAGCCAAGGTCATCAAACAACGTGGCAGGCCATGATGTTTTGCTACTTCAACGACGGTGACGCTTTTCGCGAGTATGTGAAAAATTTCGACGGTCACTATGTGATAATTGCGGGGCCAGAAGAAGGGAGTGGGGTTATTACGAACCCATTACCATTTGGGGCTCGCTTTCCGGCCGATCAGGAGTGGGAAATGGTGCACAGCATTCCGGTGGgaagtgaaaatttgaatcattTTGTGATCTATCAACGACGGTGA